A region of Bradyrhizobium sp. SZCCHNS1050 DNA encodes the following proteins:
- a CDS encoding UDP-2,3-diacylglucosamine diphosphatase has translation MGLETAGEESPARRFRTLFISDVHLGARGSQANLLVDFLRHHDADTIYLVGDIIDGWALKSSWHWPQSHNDLVQKMLRKARKGAKIVYVPGNHDEFLRGYYGTHFGGIDVVENILHTGTDGKRYLVIHGDIFDLVVQNARWLAHLGDKAYDFAIQMNRLVNFFRRMFGVPYWSLSQWAKQKVKNAVNYIGAFETALASEARRHGADGVICGHIHCAVIRDQDGIRYMNCGDWVESCTALVEHEDGRFEILTWTDPQRQPAPVPQLAARAA, from the coding sequence ATGGGACTTGAGACTGCTGGTGAAGAAAGCCCGGCTCGGCGCTTTCGGACGTTGTTCATCTCGGACGTTCATCTCGGAGCCCGCGGCTCGCAGGCCAATCTCCTCGTCGATTTCCTGCGTCACCATGATGCCGACACGATCTATCTGGTCGGCGACATCATCGACGGCTGGGCGCTCAAATCGAGCTGGCATTGGCCGCAGTCGCATAACGACCTGGTGCAGAAGATGCTGCGCAAGGCCCGCAAGGGCGCCAAGATCGTCTATGTCCCCGGCAATCACGACGAGTTCCTGCGCGGCTATTACGGCACGCATTTCGGCGGCATCGACGTCGTCGAGAACATCTTGCACACCGGCACCGACGGCAAACGCTATCTGGTGATCCACGGCGACATCTTCGATCTGGTCGTGCAGAATGCGCGCTGGCTCGCCCATCTCGGCGACAAGGCCTATGACTTCGCCATCCAGATGAACCGTCTGGTCAACTTCTTCCGTCGCATGTTCGGCGTTCCCTATTGGTCGCTGTCGCAATGGGCCAAGCAGAAGGTCAAGAACGCCGTCAACTACATCGGCGCGTTCGAGACGGCGCTGGCCTCGGAGGCGCGGCGGCATGGCGCTGATGGCGTGATCTGCGGCCACATCCATTGCGCCGTCATCCGCGACCAGGACGGCATTCGCTACATGAATTGCGGCGACTGGGTCGAGAGCTGCACGGCGCTGGTCGAGCACGAGGACGGCCGTTTCGAGATCCTGACTTGGACCGATCCGCAGCGGCAACCCGCGCCGGTTCCGCAGCTGGCCGCCCGCGCCGCCTGA
- the pyk gene encoding pyruvate kinase, whose amino-acid sequence MRRHRRAKIVATVGPASNSPEMLKALFLAGVDTFRLNFSHGTQADHAKVHAAVRALEKEVQRPIGILMDLQGPKIRVGTLRDKKIQVEAGETIRFVLNGTEGDKTSIPLPHPEIFAAVSPGHDLLIDDGRVRVRVTGLGDDWIEAKVIVSGAISNHKGVNLPGTILELSPLTAKDRSDLAFGLDLGVDWVALSFVQKPSDVLEARGLINGRAGIMSKIEKPAALERIDDIIQLSDAIMVARGDLGVEIPNEDVPGKQKELVRACRLAVKPVIVATQMLDSMVATPTPTRAEVSDVATAIYDGADAVMLSAESASGQYPREAVAMMDSIIKATEGHKMYRSIVEATQPGEEQTPPHAVATAAADLASAIHAKAIVAYTSSGTSASRVARKRPSLPILAITPNEDTSRRMCLLWGAHSVLSQDVQSYEEMVERATFFAVQEEFAEAGDLLVVVAGIPFAQTGTTNNLRVVTVPR is encoded by the coding sequence ATGCGTCGTCACCGTCGAGCCAAGATCGTCGCGACTGTCGGTCCCGCGAGCAATTCTCCGGAGATGCTGAAAGCGCTGTTCCTCGCCGGTGTGGACACCTTTCGTCTCAACTTCAGCCACGGCACCCAGGCCGATCACGCCAAGGTCCATGCCGCGGTCCGCGCCCTCGAGAAGGAAGTGCAGCGGCCGATCGGCATCTTGATGGATCTGCAGGGTCCTAAGATTCGCGTCGGCACGCTGCGCGACAAGAAGATCCAGGTCGAAGCCGGCGAGACGATTCGATTTGTTCTCAACGGCACCGAGGGCGACAAGACATCGATTCCGTTGCCGCATCCGGAAATCTTTGCGGCAGTCTCGCCCGGTCACGATCTTCTGATCGATGACGGCCGCGTGCGCGTCCGCGTCACCGGCCTCGGCGACGACTGGATCGAGGCCAAGGTGATCGTCAGCGGCGCGATCTCCAATCACAAGGGCGTCAATCTGCCCGGCACCATTCTGGAGCTATCGCCGCTGACGGCCAAGGACCGTTCTGATCTTGCCTTTGGGCTCGACCTCGGCGTCGACTGGGTGGCGCTGTCGTTCGTGCAGAAGCCGTCCGACGTGCTGGAGGCGAGGGGCCTGATCAATGGCCGCGCCGGCATCATGTCCAAGATCGAGAAACCGGCGGCGCTGGAGCGGATCGACGACATCATCCAGCTCTCTGACGCGATCATGGTTGCGCGCGGCGATCTCGGCGTCGAGATTCCCAACGAGGACGTGCCGGGCAAGCAGAAGGAGCTGGTGCGCGCCTGCCGGCTCGCGGTGAAGCCGGTGATCGTCGCGACGCAGATGCTGGATTCGATGGTCGCGACGCCGACGCCGACGCGCGCCGAGGTCTCCGACGTCGCGACCGCGATCTATGACGGCGCCGACGCGGTGATGCTGTCGGCGGAATCGGCCAGCGGGCAATATCCGCGCGAGGCGGTGGCGATGATGGACAGCATCATCAAGGCCACCGAAGGCCACAAGATGTACCGCTCGATCGTCGAGGCGACGCAGCCGGGCGAGGAGCAGACGCCGCCGCATGCGGTGGCGACCGCGGCGGCCGATCTCGCCTCGGCGATCCACGCCAAGGCGATCGTGGCCTATACGTCGAGCGGCACCTCGGCCTCGCGCGTTGCGCGCAAGCGGCCGAGCCTGCCGATTCTGGCGATCACGCCGAATGAGGACACCTCGCGGCGGATGTGCCTGCTGTGGGGCGCGCACAGCGTGCTGTCGCAGGACGTGCAGAGCTACGAGGAGATGGTCGAGCGCGCGACCTTCTTCGCCGTGCAGGAGGAGTTCGCTGAAGCCGGCGACCTGCTCGTCGTCGTCGCCGGCATTCCGTTCGCGCAGACCGGCACCACCAACAATCTGCGCGTCGTCACCGTGCCGAGATAG